One segment of Paenibacillus sp. FSL R7-0337 DNA contains the following:
- a CDS encoding sugar ABC transporter permease, with amino-acid sequence MKLKKLSLEQKNRYYGLYFILPWFAGFCFLFLTPLLSSLRFSLSNLQVNDEGFTLKYIGLANFREALFSHESYVRTLTESVMNIVLNTPLILIFSLFFAVLLNQKFHGRVLARAIFFLPVILASGIIASIENGDLMQSVVRSASDSTGGGLSVIKNLELTTLLIESGLSPTVVQYLTGAVSRIYEIVSQSGVQILIFLAGLQSISPSLYEAAKIEGSTGYEAFWKITFPMIGPLILTNLVYTIIDSFISDQTSRMVVDTAFKSFNFGLSAAMSWMYFVIIALLLWITTALISRKVFYQD; translated from the coding sequence ATGAAGCTTAAGAAGCTGTCCCTGGAGCAAAAAAACAGATATTATGGCCTGTACTTCATTCTTCCCTGGTTCGCGGGCTTCTGCTTCCTGTTCCTGACGCCGTTGCTGTCTTCCCTGCGGTTCAGCCTTAGTAACCTGCAGGTCAATGATGAGGGCTTCACGCTGAAGTATATCGGACTCGCGAACTTCCGGGAGGCGCTGTTCTCCCATGAATCCTATGTCCGGACATTAACGGAATCTGTGATGAATATCGTGCTGAACACCCCGCTTATTCTGATTTTCAGCCTGTTTTTCGCCGTGCTGCTCAATCAGAAGTTCCATGGCAGAGTGCTGGCCCGGGCGATCTTCTTCCTACCGGTCATTCTGGCCTCGGGCATTATTGCCAGCATTGAGAACGGGGACCTGATGCAGTCCGTTGTACGCAGCGCCAGTGATTCCACGGGCGGAGGCCTGTCGGTGATCAAGAATCTGGAGCTGACCACGCTGCTGATCGAATCTGGCCTGAGCCCTACCGTGGTGCAGTATCTGACTGGAGCGGTGAGCCGGATCTATGAGATTGTCAGCCAATCGGGCGTGCAGATCCTGATCTTTTTAGCGGGGCTGCAATCGATCTCCCCTTCCCTGTATGAGGCGGCGAAGATTGAAGGTTCCACAGGCTATGAGGCGTTCTGGAAAATTACGTTTCCGATGATCGGCCCGCTGATTCTGACCAATCTGGTCTACACCATCATCGACAGCTTCATCAGCGACCAGACCAGCCGCATGGTGGTGGATACAGCGTTCAAGAGCTTCAATTTCGGGCTGAGCGCAGCCATGTCCTGGATGTATTTTGTCATCATTGCACTGCTGTTGTGGATAACGACGGCGCTGATCTCACGTAAAGTCTTTTATCAAGACTAG
- a CDS encoding Yip1 family protein, whose amino-acid sequence MPFLKDIKYSLHVAVHPFDGFWDLKYENKGKLRMALGILMALTLTMIVKRQYVGYVVNYNHPLALNSINELKYIIFPFLLWCLANWSLTTLMDGEGKFKEIVITTGYALLPLILINIPNILLSNVITLREASFYHLLDALATLWFVWLLFIGTMTVHQYTVLKTITTMLLTLAVVGIIIFLGLLFFNLIQQIVSFVYTVYQELSLRG is encoded by the coding sequence ATGCCGTTTCTTAAGGACATTAAATATTCACTGCATGTAGCAGTGCACCCCTTCGACGGATTCTGGGATCTGAAATACGAGAATAAGGGCAAGCTGCGCATGGCACTGGGCATTCTTATGGCCCTTACCCTGACCATGATTGTGAAGCGCCAATATGTAGGCTATGTGGTCAATTATAATCACCCGCTTGCACTGAACAGCATCAATGAGCTCAAGTATATTATTTTCCCGTTCCTGCTCTGGTGCCTGGCGAACTGGTCCCTGACGACGCTGATGGATGGGGAAGGGAAGTTCAAGGAGATCGTCATTACGACCGGGTACGCCCTGCTTCCGCTGATTCTGATCAACATTCCCAATATCCTGCTCAGTAATGTGATCACGCTGCGGGAGGCTTCCTTCTATCATTTACTGGATGCTCTGGCCACGCTCTGGTTCGTGTGGCTCTTGTTCATCGGAACCATGACCGTTCATCAGTACACGGTGCTCAAAACGATTACAACCATGCTGCTGACACTGGCCGTGGTGGGCATCATCATCTTCCTGGGCCTGCTGTTCTTTAATCTGATCCAGCAAATTGTCAGTTTTGTCTACACCGTCTACCAGGAGCTTTCACTTCGCGGATAA
- a CDS encoding sugar ABC transporter permease: MQKVKNTAEPLIQPRLSPSGLRNYWALFGKDVRRDKHLYILLAPYMVLFLLFTVLPVVISIIFSFTHFNMLEMPRWIGWENYSKLLWNDDVFLIGVKNTLIFSVVTGPVSYIACFLFAWLINELNPKLRAFMTLIFFAPSISGNVFFIWQIIFSSDSYGIINGFLMQLGVIYEPIQWLQDPKYMLGIIMLVQLWLSLGTSFLAFIAGLQTVDKTLYEAGAVDGVKNRWQELWFITLPSMRPQLMFGAVIQITASLAVADVAMALAGFPSVQYGAHTIVTHLVDYGTIRFEMGYASAIATVLFVMMLGSNLIVQKLLKRVGE; this comes from the coding sequence GTGCAGAAAGTGAAAAATACGGCCGAACCCTTGATTCAGCCCCGGCTGTCCCCTTCCGGGCTGCGTAATTACTGGGCATTGTTCGGCAAGGATGTGCGGCGGGATAAGCACTTGTATATCCTGCTGGCTCCATATATGGTGCTGTTTCTGTTGTTTACCGTATTGCCGGTTGTGATTTCGATCATCTTCAGCTTCACGCACTTCAACATGCTGGAGATGCCGCGCTGGATCGGCTGGGAGAATTATTCCAAGCTGCTCTGGAACGATGATGTGTTCCTGATCGGGGTCAAGAATACGCTGATTTTCTCAGTCGTTACCGGACCGGTCAGCTATATTGCCTGTTTTCTGTTTGCCTGGCTGATCAATGAGCTGAATCCCAAGCTGCGGGCGTTCATGACCCTGATCTTTTTTGCGCCGTCCATCTCGGGGAATGTATTCTTCATCTGGCAGATTATCTTCTCCAGTGACTCCTACGGGATTATCAACGGTTTCCTAATGCAGCTTGGCGTAATTTATGAGCCGATCCAATGGCTGCAGGACCCCAAGTATATGCTGGGGATCATTATGCTGGTGCAGCTCTGGCTAAGTCTCGGGACCAGCTTCCTGGCCTTCATCGCCGGACTGCAGACCGTTGACAAGACGTTATATGAAGCAGGGGCTGTGGACGGTGTCAAAAACCGCTGGCAGGAGCTGTGGTTCATTACGCTGCCTTCCATGCGCCCGCAGCTGATGTTCGGTGCGGTCATTCAGATCACTGCGTCACTGGCAGTTGCCGATGTGGCTATGGCGCTGGCAGGCTTCCCGAGTGTGCAGTACGGGGCGCATACGATTGTAACCCATCTGGTGGACTACGGTACGATCCGCTTCGAGATGGGCTATGCCTCGGCGATTGCCACCGTGCTGTTCGTGATGATGCTGGGCAGCAATCTGATTGTCCAAAAGCTGCTGAAGAGGGTGGGTGAATAA
- a CDS encoding DUF5696 domain-containing protein, which produces MKKKLTIIAIVLMLSGAAVLPYADLAESAPEAEAAVQSEVQSGQNTRTPEAPELSADLKAALDNEYLTLYLNQTTTEVAVKDKKSGAIWYSNPQDREQDAVATGYNKSKLNVQVELTYYDSKGNLMNYDNYTHSVQSSQFTIEESGDSLNIVYTLGEVKSNIDGIPKYISEERFRTLIIGRLEKESDKKEIEKRFRYDELSKRYERRDTSFKGVGLKKVTTLFGLIGYDEAQIAIDKAAYGEEDDGAALVTLPLEYRLDGKQLKVSIPGDKVRYPDNMHIQSLSLLPFFGASGTKDEGYSLVPDGSGSLIHFNNNKLYATPYRTAMYGPDAALTQLGQVQKEETARLPVFGMKVEDRGFLAVIERGDAVAAVEADVSGRLNQYNNVFSSYTLGSLEEVTLTNGWRSSTVKQFQAGIYPGDITVAYSFLDQEEASYSGMAAHYREYLIEHTRMARLDGTEDVPFYLELIGGIPKKKFFLGIPYSAYEPLTSFKEAKIILKQMQEKGIGDIQLRYTGWFNGGINHNYPKGVSVDSKLGGTKGLKELQAYAQDKRVTLYPDASFLQTFPEAKGLRKSQASRLITGKLAHTYPFDFSMLKLDVQEPSGYVVSPRVLPGVVDGFLGDYAELGVDGLSLRDLGSGLNSDFNAEELVDRQQAEGIIKEQLERMSSSVPRLMVEGGNAYAAPFARHIVAAPMQSSGFNITDESIPFFQMVYHGYLQYAGTAWNMADDQDASLSLLKALETGSAPYYTWFYADPSAINMTGFGSLYSADYRSWIDQAAGQYQALSLVLKNVQSQTIKEHKKLAEGVYQTTYEAGTTIIVNYNRAPVSVGGVTIDGRNYRVGGEQQ; this is translated from the coding sequence TTGAAGAAGAAGCTAACCATCATTGCAATTGTACTTATGCTCAGCGGGGCAGCCGTTCTGCCTTACGCGGACTTGGCGGAATCCGCACCTGAAGCGGAAGCGGCGGTACAGTCTGAAGTGCAGAGCGGGCAGAATACCCGCACCCCGGAAGCGCCGGAGCTATCCGCAGATCTGAAGGCGGCCCTGGACAACGAGTATTTGACCCTGTATCTGAATCAGACGACTACGGAGGTTGCCGTTAAGGATAAGAAGAGCGGAGCGATCTGGTATTCTAACCCGCAGGACCGTGAACAGGACGCCGTTGCCACCGGCTATAACAAATCCAAGCTGAATGTGCAGGTAGAGCTGACCTACTATGACAGCAAGGGTAATCTCATGAACTACGACAACTACACCCACAGTGTACAGAGCAGTCAATTCACCATTGAGGAATCGGGTGACAGTCTGAACATCGTGTACACGCTGGGGGAGGTCAAGAGCAATATCGACGGAATTCCCAAATACATCAGTGAAGAACGCTTCCGTACCCTGATCATCGGCCGTCTTGAGAAGGAAAGTGACAAGAAGGAGATTGAGAAGCGGTTCAGGTACGATGAATTGAGTAAGCGGTATGAACGAAGAGACACCTCCTTTAAGGGAGTGGGGCTGAAGAAGGTAACCACCCTGTTCGGGCTGATCGGCTATGATGAGGCGCAAATCGCCATCGATAAAGCCGCCTACGGTGAAGAGGATGACGGAGCCGCCCTGGTGACACTTCCCCTGGAATACCGGCTGGACGGGAAGCAGCTGAAGGTAAGCATCCCGGGCGATAAGGTCCGTTATCCGGATAATATGCACATTCAGAGTTTGTCGCTGCTTCCGTTTTTTGGGGCGAGCGGGACAAAGGATGAAGGCTACAGCCTGGTGCCGGACGGCTCCGGGTCACTGATACACTTCAATAATAACAAGCTCTATGCTACCCCTTACCGTACAGCGATGTACGGGCCGGATGCTGCGCTGACCCAGCTGGGGCAAGTGCAGAAGGAGGAGACCGCACGGCTGCCTGTATTCGGCATGAAGGTTGAGGACCGGGGCTTCCTGGCGGTGATCGAGAGAGGGGACGCGGTTGCGGCTGTGGAGGCAGATGTCAGCGGGCGGCTGAATCAGTATAACAATGTCTTCTCCAGCTATACGCTAGGCAGTCTGGAGGAAGTGACACTGACCAACGGCTGGCGCTCCAGTACAGTGAAGCAATTTCAGGCGGGGATCTACCCCGGAGATATCACTGTAGCGTACAGCTTCCTTGATCAGGAGGAAGCCAGCTATTCAGGTATGGCCGCGCATTACCGGGAGTACTTAATCGAACATACCAGGATGGCAAGGCTGGACGGGACAGAGGACGTTCCCTTTTACCTGGAATTGATCGGCGGCATTCCGAAGAAGAAGTTCTTCCTGGGCATTCCTTACAGCGCTTATGAGCCGCTTACCTCCTTCAAGGAGGCCAAGATCATCCTGAAGCAGATGCAGGAGAAGGGAATCGGGGATATTCAACTGCGGTATACCGGATGGTTCAACGGCGGCATCAACCATAATTATCCGAAGGGCGTATCTGTGGACAGCAAGCTTGGCGGGACCAAAGGGCTCAAGGAGCTGCAGGCCTACGCACAGGATAAGAGGGTTACACTGTATCCCGATGCTTCGTTCCTGCAGACCTTCCCGGAAGCCAAGGGCCTCCGCAAGTCACAGGCCTCCCGGCTGATTACGGGTAAGCTGGCGCATACGTATCCCTTCGACTTCTCCATGCTGAAGCTGGATGTGCAGGAGCCCTCCGGTTATGTCGTCAGCCCCCGGGTATTGCCGGGTGTGGTAGACGGCTTCCTCGGGGATTATGCAGAGCTTGGAGTAGACGGCTTGTCCCTGCGGGATCTCGGCAGCGGGCTGAATTCCGATTTTAATGCGGAGGAACTGGTTGACCGCCAGCAGGCCGAGGGAATCATCAAGGAGCAGCTGGAGCGTATGAGCAGCTCGGTGCCCCGCCTGATGGTGGAAGGCGGCAATGCGTACGCGGCTCCCTTCGCCCGTCATATAGTGGCTGCACCCATGCAGAGCAGCGGGTTCAATATTACGGATGAGAGCATCCCCTTCTTCCAGATGGTGTATCACGGTTATCTGCAATATGCCGGAACCGCCTGGAATATGGCTGACGATCAGGATGCATCGCTCAGTCTGCTCAAGGCGCTGGAGACCGGGAGCGCGCCGTATTACACCTGGTTCTATGCCGATCCTTCCGCGATTAATATGACGGGCTTTGGCAGCCTCTACTCGGCCGATTACCGTAGCTGGATTGACCAGGCAGCCGGGCAGTATCAGGCATTAAGCCTTGTGCTGAAGAATGTACAGTCCCAGACGATCAAAGAGCATAAGAAGCTGGCGGAAGGTGTCTATCAGACGACTTATGAAGCAGGAACCACAATTATAGTGAATTATAACCGTGCGCCGGTGAGTGTGGGCGGAGTAACCATAGACGGACGGAATTACCGGGTAGGAGGTGAGCAGCAATAA
- a CDS encoding carbohydrate ABC transporter permease, with amino-acid sequence MKTETAAMPHRSRKEQLHRLASAAYWVEFSKKWLWVFARFVLVFGISFVILYPILLKLSIAFKSMDDLYDSTVIWVPQAFTLENFRLVFKAMNYPAVLRNTMLLSSAVMVLQTIICVLAGYGFARIKFKGSGLLFAAVIFTILVPSQTIMIPLYLHFKNFDLFGLIELFTGKPANLINTYWPFIISSMLGMGVKTGLYVYIFRQFFKGIPREIEEAAYVDGAGYFTTFARVILPNAIPSMVTVMLFSFVWQWNDSFFTNMYLNEPKVMSSMMSSAGYGIATYMTGGGQAANSLVQDPFFMSMMMNTSVLMAILPLIILYVFVQRHFVESVERSGLVG; translated from the coding sequence ATGAAGACAGAGACCGCAGCAATGCCGCACCGATCCAGGAAAGAGCAGCTGCACAGGCTGGCCTCGGCCGCCTATTGGGTGGAATTTTCAAAAAAATGGTTGTGGGTATTCGCCCGCTTTGTGCTGGTCTTCGGCATTTCGTTCGTCATCCTGTACCCGATCCTGCTAAAGCTGTCGATTGCGTTCAAGAGTATGGATGATTTGTATGATTCCACCGTGATCTGGGTCCCGCAGGCCTTCACCCTGGAGAACTTCAGGCTGGTCTTCAAGGCGATGAACTATCCGGCAGTTCTGCGTAACACCATGCTGTTGTCATCAGCGGTCATGGTGCTTCAGACGATCATCTGTGTGCTGGCCGGTTACGGCTTTGCCCGGATTAAGTTCAAGGGGAGCGGGCTGCTGTTCGCCGCAGTAATCTTTACGATTCTTGTCCCGTCCCAGACGATCATGATCCCGCTGTACCTGCATTTCAAGAACTTTGACCTGTTCGGTCTGATTGAGCTGTTCACGGGGAAGCCGGCGAACCTGATCAATACGTATTGGCCGTTTATAATTTCTTCGATGCTCGGGATGGGTGTTAAGACAGGGCTGTATGTCTATATTTTCCGCCAGTTTTTCAAGGGTATTCCACGAGAGATTGAGGAAGCGGCCTATGTGGACGGAGCAGGCTATTTCACCACCTTCGCGCGGGTGATTCTACCCAATGCTATTCCGTCAATGGTAACGGTGATGCTGTTCTCCTTCGTGTGGCAGTGGAATGATTCATTCTTCACCAATATGTATCTGAACGAACCGAAGGTCATGTCATCGATGATGTCTTCGGCGGGCTACGGTATTGCTACCTACATGACCGGCGGGGGCCAAGCGGCGAATTCGCTCGTTCAGGACCCGTTCTTCATGTCCATGATGATGAATACGAGTGTGCTGATGGCGATTCTGCCGCTGATTATCCTCTATGTATTCGTTCAGCGGCATTTCGTAGAGAGTGTGGAGCGTTCCGGTCTGGTTGGTTAG
- a CDS encoding carbohydrate ABC transporter permease translates to MKLAIRLNKKVNRSWQVDALLFLALAGFGSFMAIPLIYVINNAFKPLDELFIFPPTLFVRNATLENFANLFQVMKNSWVPFSRYIFNTVFITAAGTAGHILLASAAAYPLAKHKFRGSKVLFTVVVLSLMFSPHVTAIPNYMIMSALGWMDTYQAVIVPAFAYPLGLYLMKQFMEQIPDALLEAAKIDGASEYRIFWQVVMPLVKPAWLTLLILMMQMLWGTDGGSFIYSEQLKTLHYAMGQIIQGGIARAGVGAAVAVIMMTVPIVTFILSQSNVIQTMASSGMKD, encoded by the coding sequence ATGAAGCTGGCAATACGTCTGAACAAAAAAGTAAACCGTTCCTGGCAGGTCGACGCCCTGCTGTTCCTGGCCCTGGCCGGATTCGGATCATTCATGGCGATTCCGTTAATTTATGTCATTAACAATGCGTTCAAGCCGCTGGATGAGCTGTTTATTTTCCCGCCTACGCTGTTTGTGCGCAATGCAACGCTTGAGAACTTCGCCAATCTGTTTCAGGTGATGAAGAATTCCTGGGTGCCGTTCTCCAGATATATATTCAACACGGTATTCATTACCGCTGCCGGTACAGCCGGGCATATCCTGCTGGCCTCGGCGGCGGCTTACCCGCTGGCGAAGCATAAATTCCGCGGCTCTAAGGTGCTGTTCACCGTGGTTGTCCTGTCGCTGATGTTCTCGCCGCATGTTACCGCGATACCGAACTATATGATTATGTCCGCTCTAGGCTGGATGGACACCTACCAGGCGGTTATCGTTCCCGCCTTTGCCTATCCGCTGGGACTCTATCTAATGAAGCAGTTTATGGAGCAGATCCCGGATGCGCTGCTGGAGGCGGCGAAGATTGACGGGGCAAGTGAATACCGCATCTTCTGGCAGGTCGTTATGCCGCTGGTGAAGCCGGCCTGGCTGACGCTGCTCATCCTGATGATGCAGATGCTATGGGGCACGGACGGCGGCAGCTTCATCTACAGCGAGCAGCTCAAGACGCTGCATTACGCGATGGGCCAGATTATTCAGGGCGGGATCGCCCGTGCAGGAGTCGGGGCCGCGGTAGCGGTGATTATGATGACCGTGCCGATTGTGACGTTCATTCTGTCACAGAGCAATGTGATTCAGACGATGGCTTCGTCCGGCATGAAGGACTGA
- a CDS encoding gluconolactonase produces MRIKSSILVLVSVLLLVSLCPRPAGAAPYEGYTYSYWGEAVQSPIAYLPSRAIGGLEAGTGAWNAPGDLFVSAEGLLYVLDSGNGRIVVLDKEWNTLRVIEGFQNGEKKDSFNNPEGLFVTDAGRIYVADTENGRLVELDGTGTFVREIGPPKADVIGAGFEYFPRKVIVDKAGRIYVVGRGVYEGLIEFDSDGQFTGFMGTNKVQFDPVDLFWKSVSTKEQREKMVQFIPLEFNNTDVDEDGFIYTTTVDKKTFSPVKRLNPSGIDVLRVSKEIPPIGDLSRDRSAFIDIDVTGNGVYRVLDSTRGRVFTYNEDGKLLYVIGQLGSQLGTFKNPAAVESYENAIYVLDRDLGRITEFTVTQFGSMVNEANTLYSSGKHDEAAKLWREVLKLDANFEMAYVGIGKSLLRQGEYKEAMTYLKLGNDREYYSKALGKYRREYMRDYFSLYMTGIIAVLLAGYVIVRLVKRPRKEGRVEDAVS; encoded by the coding sequence TTGAGAATAAAGTCATCGATACTGGTGCTTGTATCCGTGCTGCTGCTTGTGAGCCTGTGTCCAAGGCCGGCCGGGGCTGCGCCGTATGAAGGATATACCTATTCCTACTGGGGCGAGGCGGTTCAGTCGCCGATTGCCTATCTTCCTTCGAGGGCCATCGGCGGGCTAGAGGCAGGAACAGGAGCCTGGAATGCTCCGGGGGACCTGTTCGTTTCGGCGGAGGGGCTGCTGTACGTGCTCGATTCCGGGAACGGGCGGATTGTGGTGCTGGATAAGGAGTGGAACACACTCCGTGTTATCGAAGGCTTCCAGAACGGGGAGAAGAAGGACAGCTTCAATAACCCGGAGGGACTCTTCGTTACGGACGCCGGCCGGATCTACGTGGCAGATACGGAGAATGGGCGGCTGGTCGAGCTGGACGGCACAGGGACCTTCGTGCGGGAGATTGGACCGCCGAAGGCGGATGTGATCGGAGCGGGTTTTGAGTATTTTCCGCGGAAGGTGATTGTTGATAAGGCTGGCCGCATCTATGTGGTTGGCAGAGGGGTCTATGAAGGGCTGATCGAGTTCGACAGCGACGGGCAGTTCACAGGCTTCATGGGCACGAATAAGGTGCAGTTTGATCCTGTGGATCTGTTCTGGAAGTCGGTATCGACCAAGGAGCAGCGCGAGAAGATGGTGCAGTTCATTCCGCTGGAATTCAATAATACCGATGTCGATGAGGATGGCTTCATCTATACTACTACGGTGGATAAGAAGACCTTTTCTCCGGTAAAAAGACTGAATCCCTCCGGCATCGATGTCCTGCGGGTCAGCAAAGAGATCCCGCCCATCGGCGATCTGAGCCGGGACCGCTCCGCCTTCATTGATATTGATGTGACCGGAAACGGAGTCTACCGGGTACTGGACTCTACGCGCGGGCGGGTGTTCACCTACAATGAGGACGGCAAGCTGCTGTATGTCATCGGTCAACTAGGCAGCCAGCTCGGTACCTTCAAGAACCCGGCGGCGGTGGAGAGCTATGAGAATGCAATCTATGTACTGGACCGTGATCTGGGGAGAATTACCGAGTTCACAGTGACTCAGTTCGGCAGCATGGTCAATGAAGCCAACACCCTGTACAGCTCCGGTAAGCATGATGAAGCCGCTAAGCTGTGGCGGGAGGTGCTGAAGCTGGATGCCAACTTTGAGATGGCGTATGTCGGCATCGGCAAATCGCTGCTCCGCCAAGGCGAATATAAGGAGGCTATGACTTATCTGAAGCTGGGTAATGACCGCGAATATTACTCCAAGGCGCTTGGGAAATACCGCAGGGAGTATATGCGCGATTATTTCAGCCTCTATATGACCGGAATAATAGCCGTGCTGCTGGCCGGCTACGTCATCGTCCGCCTGGTAAAGCGGCCGAGAAAGGAAGGGAGGGTTGAGGATGCCGTTTCTTAA